DNA from Aphis gossypii isolate Hap1 chromosome 3, ASM2018417v2, whole genome shotgun sequence:
agtataaaattattatcattattattatcatcaatcTCACACGCAATAATATACTCCTTGATCACGGACATAGATTCCTTGACAACAATTATTGTAGAACCTCTACGGCGCGGCGTTTGTCCGACAACAATTTGTTCAAACAGACATTTGTTCTAgacattacatttaaaaccCGAAACGGCCGAAACGTTCTCAGGAAATTTCTTCagcaaaataacaatttaaatatatgtaattgaataaaaatacgtcATTTTGTAGGTAAATAGTAAACACTAAAGTATACTACAGAAGAACTCCAGTTGTACGAACCCTCTACATATTTCGTTTAAATTCATGTATCCGAACGTTATTTTATCCCTTTAGACTTTAGAGACTGAAATTATATGCACTTAAAAAGTGGCAAATATGATGGCGTATTTACAGGAAAATGATTAGATGAGGGAGATATTATATCTCCCCTCTTGACCTTTCTTTTaccttaaaatttatttcactacattttatttggtttatttgCGAAAACTCAAACACTTCACATACCTAGTCATgctgtgtataattatttttaagttattatctgatattttattattgatttagttttatttttcttcttttaaaattattgatattgaataacttttaacttaacttaacttaattattttaaaataacttaacgagttaaaaaaaaatcgtttactTGCCCATCCTTGGTAtttgatatacctattttttttcgtgtggGAACCACAgatatatactaatactaatactatattagtatatatctgTGGTGGGAACTTACATTCGTTCAATATTccctatttattaatgaatatttgttgtatttattaattgtttaaattttgaatattattttaatttcagtccAGATTGAATAGGCTTACAAGCTTTACATTCATATTAACTGCTttacaacttttaattaaggcattttttctctaaatttagtCTAAAACCATTCAGTAAGCTGTATTATTGGAACAAAATTAACGAGGAGTTTttgtatacgataatattttcgCTACTGTAGCGTCccttaactattataaagtacctttaatagtttttaatagctataggtataggtactgttTATGAGAGACCTtgcattacaattttaaagttttcgaTCTAGtggacatttatttaattatttttatcaaaaaaatcgaaatttcaaatttgggAGTATTTCTAGGCGTTGTGAAAGCTTTCGACACCGTTTGGCACCAATGATTACTGTTCaaacttacaaaaatatttccagCCCCTTACTATCTTCTCCTAAAATCTTACCTCGAAAACAGATCATTCAAAGTCAGAAATCAACGACAAACTTTCAACCCACCACAGTTTTTAGAAGGCGTTCCTCAAGGCAGCGACATTGCCCCATTTCTTTACATTTTCTACACTGTTGATATCCCAGTTAATCAGTTCACTtcacagatatataataaaattatatatgtattatatgtctGTGGTTCACTCTCATCAGAACTTACACAGACGACACAGCCATACTTGCCTCAAATGCTGAGCCTACCATTACCACTATTGCCAGTCAACAAATCCAAATCCATCTAAACACCCTTATGtcttgattaaataaatgggAGATCAAAATCATAAACCCATgtgttaatacttaaatattaagatttatattgtttttccgAGTTTTTGTGGTACTTTTGTCGTTTGGAACTTATGTAGTTTTTCAGTTCTCCATTTCGTattgataaatcgttattcggctttattacaatataacctcaaaaacatataattcaaatttaaatgctAAAGTTTGTTCATGACATATACttcatattgtaaattgttatttgttgatttactaaatagtaaatagtatgaTTTCTGTTTTGATGACTTGACGGTTACATCTTTCGATTTAGttacttaaattatgttgattatttttttgaaatttaagtatatatatgtatattgttaacattattcgattatttattaataatatgattgtttgattagtgataaatataaaaatcatattgttataatatactatatagtgaaaataactttaaataacaaacaatatttttgtaataatttgtttaattcaataatttattgttgtaaacaCAACGTATAAGTATTActcatttaagtaaatttcatTCTATTTATCAAGTTTAACATGATAGGAGAATCGAGATCAGAGTTTAGACTTAAGAATCCACCAGAAGATGGAATATCGTCTGTAAAATTTGGACCTAATTCAtctcaatttttattagtttcatCTTGGGACTGTTCAGTTCGACTTTACGATGTACAGGCGAATAGCATgcgtacaaaatatacacatgATCGGCCAGTATTAGATGTTAGCTTTCAGGTATAGTTACTAAaactaatgttattaattattaaattgatcatttattatacctttaaTAACAAGAATGCATCTATGAAAAATGTgtgtaatagaaaaatttaacaatagattattttataagtttataatacctgtgcatttaatttataataggatGCAGTTCATTCATTTAGTGGAGGTCTGGAtaacaagttaaaaatgtatgatttgaaTAGTAATtcaggtaaatatttaaagtaatattaactaaatttaaatatttcatatataaatttaactgtattatatttcagaaAGTGTCCTAGGCTCGCATGATAATGCAGTACGCTGTGTTGAGTATTCTAATGAAGTAAATGTAGTTTTATCTGGTGGTTGGGATGGTAATGTTAAAATGTGGGACACAAGATCATCTCAATGTGTTGGAACACTCCCTCAACCAGACAAAGTAtgcgttaaataaataaatttaaatttgtaattattatttaatattatgtcaatagCTTACTtatcttttgttttatttaggtCTTTACTATGAGTAATGTAGGTGAAAAACTTGTAGTTGGTACTGCTGGACGGAAAGTATTTGTATGGGATTTAAGAAACACAGCATATATAATGCAAAGGAGagaatcaaatttaaagtttcaaaCAAGATGTATACGTTGTTCACCAAATAAACAAGGTTATGTGTTGAGTAGTATTGAGGGCAGGGTAGctgttgaatattttgatacgGCTCCAGAAATtcagaagaaaaaatatgcttttaaaTGTCACAGAATAAAAGATAATGATATTGAATGCATTTACCCTGTAAATGCTATcaggtaataatttgtatttaccaaattaaaatttttatagttaataacttttttactaGAACCttaataatacagttttattatattataacttgcctaaataaaatattttgttgtcttATGTGCTTTATTGGCAACATAGCAACTGCAGTATGTGCGTAGAAATGGTAGACATTTGATTGCGCCCTACTGTGTTTTACcacttaataactattttagacAATATATTCACGTAATAAATGGACAATGTAAAAGtggttttaaagtttaatgattagctaaaattcttataaataagttatatattatctttcttTATCTCATCATTCACAATTTCCTTTCTTTTTcagcaatttttattttatgtaatatttcatttcacCACCTCGTAtatcacataaataattttacatttaagaattttttgaaaaaaaatatgtaacagatttttaaccattaagtcatcacaataataaagatataaattatatagtagagCATATACGACAAGATAGTCAACATTGTAGCTATTTACAAGttgatattgaattttattttaaatatgtcagAGAATGGCTGTAATTGTAGTTTTACTTCAGaaacactatatttttatgttaagtcTACACTAATAGCATATCGAGATATTCCAGTTACAAATAAATCtctaagaataatattgttagaaatattatgaaatatttattaagttgtaTTTAGTATAGATATCCttgataatagatattttatatatatgtttcaaaaattaaaataaatgttaatctaacatttttattaaacaaaatatttattaaccgatagattatactgttattgcataaaaactcaaaatgcatttaatattatattttaaaatcagattttttaataaattatgtataagtatcaAAGAGAGCAAGCAGGATGTTCTTAAGTATTCATTTGTGTTTTTCTctctctaatatttttaaatgtgatatgttattagttttcatcaagtatttaatacatttgccACGGGTGGTTCAGATggatatgtaaatatttgggatggttttaataaaaagagaTTGTGCCAATTTCATCGATACAATACAGGAATTACATCTCTATGCTTTAGTCATGATGGtaagtaaaatgttaattacgtattttattttaataattattatatagtaagtttatttctttattatttaaactattttgtataagttgagtgataaaacttattttaaaagaattttattttattttttttttattggttttcagtaataactaaatataatttttgttaaaggtTCATCTTTGGCTATTGGTAGTTCTTACATGTATGAACAGGATGTACATCCAGATCCAATAcctgaaaataatgtttatattagatatGTTACTGATCAAGAAACTAAAcctaaataatcatattacataaatacatttttattttatacagtagTTTTgtgaatttgttaatttattatgattaaatttactattttgtaaatattatgtctttgtatactcaaaattaatttatcaattgtaatctaataatagaacttttaaaaaaaagaattgaaatttcaagttttattgtttttaaatgaataaaataataaatatttttagtgagtaaatttaaattaattctagGAAATgtaagtttgaaaatatgtactaaactgtcttttaaacacattttagggttattaatatattagtcaTAATACTCATTTAAACTGATATGCATAACCGTTTAAACTACTTTAAGactggttatattttatattaaatagacgTTAGATTTAAAGTCTTTTATTCTAATTACACTGAGAATTACTTCAAAACTTCatgtttttctatattaaataggttaaATACATTGCCAAGATAAACACTGGTATTGGTCAAATAATGTTGCAAACATATTTGTtaactatttgttttaaatatgtttaatgattattaattcttaCTATCGAAATTAAAATCTCAATGTTATACtctattgaatttaatgaattgAGAAGATaacttacctacctattaaactgtttgatgtattttttttttttttgattgatcATTGAATTAcctaaaaagttatttagacACTGcactatttcaattttatttttatcaatatttgacATTCAGTACCATAGCCAAGGGAGTTttattgcttattttaaaaaaattaacttaatatgtaaaaaacttattaaaatatatgataaaagtttaaaaatgtgttaaataatatagtttgtaaATTGTGAAACCTAGAACTAATTAGAATTATgcaaattaagtaatttattttaagcattGCAAACTGATACGTAGAGAATTTGTTtactaaaagaatatttataatatagtggtactgaatatcaaaatatataccacgtgaaacatttaatgaaagacactcattttaaaactcattatttgtgaaaataaatttatttttttttataatttttagtttttaaaatggattaataataatatatatatatatatatatatatagtgtattttatatcattgtttttaatgacagcactaatttttcatttcttatTTCAAAGAAGATTTTTTGGAGTTctttgatgtataaaaaatagattatgagTTAAAagtatcttaaatattaaatgtttaagtttaaatgatTAGAATGAAGTTATAATCTTGCATATCTAATATTCTGCTTATTTAAGCtttaaatacttgtatttaaattttatagattgaaatacttcaaataatattatgtttcatggtatgagattaaaaatatctataagaatgataaaaaatagtaaaaatataatttttttcataaattttggTTTGAAATGATTCGAAATTATGcaaaagttttaattgttattattttctagaataataattgactTGTATGAATTacctgtaatttttttaaattttttgatattcatttatacttactatttgatctaactatatagtaaatttaaattacatattattaattaagagtatatacaaatatgaaattttgtaGTGTATAGTTTGAAGTtatgatatactattattttaatatgttgtcTTAGTGTTACTAAGtgaattgatataatttaatggtaagtatattattgtaattcttGGCCAGATTGGTCCCGCTAGCGAACTACCGAGTAAAACTCAGTGGATTGGAAAACggaaaaaataaccataagaaaaaaaaattaaagttatatttaatattatattattaagttatttttaatttttgaaacttaaatGCATGTAATAGAAaacaactaatttttatatacagagtgattataagtcataactcatattatgatcatttgtataaattttgcTCATCTTGTCGTATGATACGATGGTACTACTATTATGACaaccaaaattttatttgacccGGAGAATAATTCACTGAACCCGGAGCCCGTAGATTTATGAGTAAAACTGAAGTATCCGGGCAAAACCCGGAGAGATGGCAACCCTAGATAGACAACATATGAAGGTACAATGTAACAATGGGTTTTGTTACTCATTACTCGCCAAAGAGATTgggataaattaaatttgtaaaatatattttaagacctTCCTAAAgtcagtaataaataaatacaattaatgtgCAAATTCAAGATTTTCGAAaaagttatatcataatataaattatatgtaagtaattgaaaaattactttacctcttaaaaaaatgtaaattttgtcattactttaactaaaaataatacacgtatattacatttaataaattatattcataaactgttaaaaatattttaatgagagACTTTTCTCATGCAATTAGCAACATtagttacattaaatataaaaattgaacattgtatattaaattgaacagattttgtttagttaatgaataataataatacaaaaataaataaatataagggacatacacacaaacaattatctgaaataattgttgattGATTCATAATTTCATTACGTACATCATAATTTACACTCAATACGAACAATACAATAAGACTAATGCAAAATATGTAGAAAcacacattaataaaaaatatttaaaactaagaaaaattatttataaataattagtaactaattaatgttgatatgatcttttatattaattttactaacttttaatcaaaaattatactttataaaaaacaaaacccattcaattaattttataatattgtacacaaatatattaatttagaaattaaataaataatatatatattatattattaaacacaataaatatttttaagatagcaaaagtattaaaaaaatttaaatgtatttcatttaacagtaatattttaaatttactttaaataaattatgatttttaattaaaataaacaggcaaaagataaaataaaaaattgtacatacgATAAGTAAAAGATACAATACTGAGTATAACAGatcaaaaaagtaatttacaaATCTAACTTTGGCCTATACTGAAGTTTTAAAGGAGGTTCTCTGAATCGCCATCTTGTaacatatacaaatttaagagTGTGATCTTTTCCCAATAATTCATCATTACACAAGATATCAAtctaaacaaaacaaattaaagatataaatattaaaacaagaagcatatttaatataatattgcttgAAATACAGTAAATTGTTACTAACGTCTCTGTATTTATCTGATCCATCAAGTACTTTCACCGCGATGAACTTTTTAAGGTGTGTAATAGTGGCCTGAGATGATACTCTTAGGAACTTTTTCTTTAATGACTTCAAGTGGGATGCAACACATTCCAATCCAATATTTAcctttatgatataattatattattaaaatattatgatgaatttttttatgggtaaacatatgtaaaacaaaaggATGTTACTTGTTCATCTGTTCTATGATAGTCAGAATCTGCTGCTGCTTGATCTTGTGCGGTTTTGTCATCATCAATTTCAGTACCAGCCGGAACTTCTTTCGGATATGGAAGACCTCTAATTCTATAGAATTCTCTTTCACGCTTAATTTCatctaatacaaaataataatattttatacttttatttattgttctttAAACTGTTTgagttatttgtaattatatatacctaactgaAGCCCAGgtactaatttaaatacaatatcctGCATTGTACGATCAAagcttatatattgtaatggaTGTGATTGATGTATAACAATTTGACAAGTAGGACAACTGTTGTTCTCTTCTAAATGTTTCACAAGACAGCTTTtgcaaactaaataaaaaaaaaaataaatagtagaattgtaatgtataagcataaatgtttgaatatgAAATATCGGTACAAACATGTATGTAAGCATTCTGTTACTGTTGTGGCATCCACTAAATATCCTCTACATATTTTACACGTTATATGACAATTAAGGGTTTTTAACTTAATCAgtttttccattatttttcacaaaatcacaaattttaaaaccgtTTAATAGCAAATTTAAGGTTGGATAAAAAGACTATTAGTAACCAtaagtaacaaataaaaaatattatatgataattattaattattcacagtTTTCACTTCTTGGAGATAAAGTGAtttgtatttgtgtataatgttaaacatattattgttataacattatCTCATTATCATTCATCTGAATCAGGAAACTAAAAAAGTGTTGCCAactcttattatttaaaaaaactaattttactgataataaattttatcagttatccctgcttattatattttaagggaTGATTATCTCgtactattttcaattttgtgattttactGTCGAATGTCGATATTTGATCATAGATTTCTGTCTTCTTGGTTGTTCTCTGTTTGCAAAATAGTTTTCTTTCGAAAGAAAATTGAAACTTTAACaccaagttttttttcttaaatttgtgaaaacatgtaaaataatttaatgtataaaacaataaatattatgtgacatttgtgattatttgaaatgtataaaacaagggtatacgtaattaaaaaatatttttgatcggATTTAATGTAAAGACTAAAGGTAAattgacaaatattttaaattgatataccTACTTGCCTTTAATCTCTAGGTAATTTTGATCCTCTGTAATCATAaaacaaatgatttaatagttagatatataatcaaaagaaattcagtttttcaatttttaccatttaattttctagttTTGATTTATCTCAAGCCtagattaaattgtattacttagaatttgttcattaaaataactttctgCTGCTTAATCTTAgtcaaatttgaattatgttttctgctatatttgtaattattaaatgtattatattcaatatatatatatatataataatacttctctgatgatttaaattatatttattatgtagtagGTACAGTAAATGATTgtaggttattacttatttatagttaatttaaaatcaattatatttttatgttatttatactgagttgctttaattttttttgatattttaatgaatcaaaACTGAGCTAATGATTTTTCTTAACCATGATATAATATCCCATAATAAGTCTATTAAATTTCAGTGAACCAGATATCGATATAACAAGCAATCATTCTGCTTTTTTGATTTCTACAtttcacattaatatatttataattttgcagataaaatatttatgaattttgttcaatacttataaaaataaattttttttttttaactaacataactaagtaatattatgttaaacgaGCATCTATGTTTAGTTTCAtaagttaaacaattttatctatttaaaatctatttgctagtaattttcataaattaaacttagaaattatatgtatatgtagtgTATAATGGAAGAAATTGACATAAATATACCGAAGATCCTTTCATCATTTAATATGGATACGGACCCAGAAATAGTTTCAAAGTTGGCCAACTTTGGTTGCAATATTGAAGAGGAGAATGTTATGGAAACATTACATAGTATAAATGGAATTGGATATGAGATtgaagaaaatgtttattcttTACCTAGCATgtctgtaaataaattaaatgagcgaaaaaaacaaataattataagtcatCACGAACTTGCTCGAAGATATTATGATAGTTTGACATTTTCTAAAAgactgcaaaaaaaaatagctttatTAAGTACTTTATATGATATACTTCATGTGAAATACTACTTATCtaaggtaatattaaaatgaattattttttaaaaatatttttcctttaaaaaGACATCtatgttttttctttctatAGGAAGATAAAAGTGTTCAAATATCAATGACACCACAGAATTCTATTGACGAGACTATAAAGCCAGTAGCAAAATTAACTGGACAACAAGTACTTATACAATTAACTGTGAAAACAGGACTTACAATGTTTTTCACTCTGTTAAAACAGAGTTGGGAAAACAAAGATTCAAATGGTTAATATAAGtttggttattattgttttattcataaaatattaattacacttaatatgttatttttataggcaTTAATATGGGTTTAGAAGTTCTTAATACAGCATTAACTCTTATGAGAGAATTAAATCCACTTTCTTTGGGTAGTAAAGCTGAATTGCCTCAACTCGGTTTGGATTGTTtggataatataatgcattttgtAAAAGAATGTTTAAATGCCgatttcattcaaaatatgaatggtaattcttattttaactatcataattattaacctttttattataataaaaacttttactttGTACAGTTAAAGAACAACTTGCTGAATTATCATTACTATTAGCTTATCAGCGAGAatctcttatttatttattggaatGGATTGATATggctttaaatattaatgatatttgttTGCCATTTGAAAAACTTTATCGAGTTTTGGAAGAAATGTCATCTATATTGACTTTTGCATTTGGATCAGAAGAATTTGAAAGTTATAAATCTAGAAATTGTATACCACTGAAAGATGttgctttattattaatgaaaaaagtaattttttaggcttattattcatgtattgcttactaaaagttatttaataaataattttagcttGTTAGTTTTGGAGAAACTTCTGTTGTTCGTACTCCATTAAATCAGAATTCTG
Protein-coding regions in this window:
- the LOC114119998 gene encoding polycomb group RING finger protein 3; this translates as MEKLIKLKTLNCHITCKICRGYLVDATTVTECLHTFCKSCLVKHLEENNSCPTCQIVIHQSHPLQYISFDRTMQDIVFKLVPGLQLDEIKREREFYRIRGLPYPKEVPAGTEIDDDKTAQDQAAADSDYHRTDEQVNIGLECVASHLKSLKKKFLRVSSQATITHLKKFIAVKVLDGSDKYRDIDILCNDELLGKDHTLKFVYVTRWRFREPPLKLQYRPKLDL
- the LOC114120049 gene encoding mitotic checkpoint protein BUB3, with product MIGESRSEFRLKNPPEDGISSVKFGPNSSQFLLVSSWDCSVRLYDVQANSMRTKYTHDRPVLDVSFQDAVHSFSGGLDNKLKMYDLNSNSESVLGSHDNAVRCVEYSNEVNVVLSGGWDGNVKMWDTRSSQCVGTLPQPDKVFTMSNVGEKLVVGTAGRKVFVWDLRNTAYIMQRRESNLKFQTRCIRCSPNKQGYVLSSIEGRVAVEYFDTAPEIQKKKYAFKCHRIKDNDIECIYPVNAISFHQVFNTFATGGSDGYVNIWDGFNKKRLCQFHRYNTGITSLCFSHDGSSLAIGSSYMYEQDVHPDPIPENNVYIRYVTDQETKPK